A genomic segment from Candidatus Poribacteria bacterium encodes:
- a CDS encoding N-acetylmuramoyl-L-alanine amidase, with protein MDNLLGIQGKMPRPYFKGEEAMRIILLAVLLIVSGYNTLNDILFSDESDFELKARRERERVLSSKGISRRIRRIVIDPGHGGFDPGAVNKRLGLREKEITLQVALKLKRFIEENSDIKVFLTRTGDYYVTLSDRTITANQYHADLFISIHCNSHERSSPNGFEIFYCSKEPSDREAARVAALENAPGLDDPFFKEDNSIDIESILRNLQRHMFLKESRRIAESIEERIGRNVRIRRRGVKSADFFVLRHARMPAVLVELAFLSNPKEARLLTDDRFQYAVVKAIGDACGIRSYYR; from the coding sequence GTGGATAATCTGCTAGGCATTCAGGGGAAAATGCCTCGCCCCTACTTCAAAGGTGAAGAAGCGATGAGAATCATACTCCTCGCCGTTCTGCTCATCGTGAGCGGCTATAATACGCTAAATGACATCCTGTTCTCCGATGAAAGCGACTTCGAGCTGAAGGCACGCCGCGAACGCGAACGGGTGCTCAGCTCAAAGGGGATATCCAGGAGGATCCGACGGATCGTCATCGATCCCGGCCACGGCGGGTTCGACCCCGGAGCCGTCAACAAAAGGCTGGGCCTGCGTGAGAAGGAGATCACCCTCCAGGTTGCCCTGAAACTGAAACGGTTCATCGAGGAGAACTCGGACATAAAGGTCTTCCTGACCAGAACGGGGGACTACTACGTCACCCTGAGCGACAGAACCATCACGGCAAATCAATATCACGCCGATCTGTTCATCAGCATCCACTGCAACTCGCATGAAAGATCCTCCCCTAATGGCTTTGAGATCTTCTACTGCTCGAAAGAGCCGTCCGACAGAGAGGCGGCCAGGGTGGCAGCACTGGAGAACGCCCCCGGACTGGATGACCCGTTCTTCAAGGAGGATAATTCGATCGACATCGAGTCCATCCTGCGCAACCTGCAACGGCACATGTTCCTGAAGGAGAGCAGGAGGATAGCGGAGTCCATAGAGGAGAGGATCGGACGGAACGTGAGGATCAGGAGGCGCGGCGTCAAGAGCGCCGACTTCTTCGTGCTGAGACACGCCCGGATGCCCGCCGTTCTCGTCGAACTCGCCTTTCTGAGCAACCCTAAGGAGGCACGACTGTTGACGGATGACAGGTTCCAGTATGCCGTGGTTAAAGCGATCGGGGATGCATGCGGAATTCGCTCATATTATCGCTGA